In one Hypomesus transpacificus isolate Combined female chromosome 18, fHypTra1, whole genome shotgun sequence genomic region, the following are encoded:
- the LOC124480997 gene encoding tubulin alpha-1C chain-like isoform X2, with amino-acid sequence MRECISVHVGQAGVQIGNACWELYCLEHGIQPDGQMPSHKAIGGKDDSFNTFFSETGAGKHVPRAVFVDLEPTVIDEVRSGTYRQLFHPEQLITGKEDAANNYARGHYTIGKEIIDLVLDRMRKLADQCTGLQGFLVFHSFGGGTGSGFTSLLMERLSVDYGKKSKLEFSIYPAPQVSTAVVEPYNSILTTHTTLEHSDCAFMVDNEAIFDICRRNLDIERPSYTNLNRLISQIVSSITASLRFDGALNVDLTEFQTNLVPYPRIHFPLATYAPVISAEKAYHEQLTVSEITNACFEPANQMVKCDPRHGKYMACCLLYRGDVVPKDVNAAIATIKTKRSIQFVDWCPTGFKVGINYQPPTVVPGGDLAKVQRAVCMLSNTTAIAEAWARLDHKFDLMYAKRAFVHWYVGEGMEEGEFSEAREDMAALEKDYEEVGADSVEGEEEGEEY; translated from the exons CGTGAGTGTATCTCAGTCCACGTGGGCCAGGCTGGAGTCCAGATTGGCAATGCCTGCTGGGAGCTCTACTGTCTGGAGCATGGGATTCAGCCGGACGGACAGATGCCCAGTCACAAAGCCATTGGCGGAAAAGATGATTCCTTCAACACCTTCTTCAGTGAGACTGGAGCTGGGAAGCATGTCCCCAGAGCTGTGTTTGTGGACCTAGAGCCCACAGTCATTG ATGAGGTGCGCTCTGGAACCTACCGCCAGCTGTTCCACCCTGAGCAGCTCATCACTGGTAAGGAGGATGCGGCCAACAACTACGCCCGTGGACACTACACCATTGGCAAGGAGATTATTGACCTGGTGCTGGACAGGATGCGCAAACTG GCTGACCAGTGCACAGGCCTTCAGGGCTTCCTGGTCTTCCACAGCTTTGGAGGTGGAACTGGCTCTGGTTTCACCTCCCTGCTGATGGAGCGCCTGTCTGTTGACTACGGCAAGAAGTCCAAGCTGGAGTTCTCCATCTACCCAGCTCCCCAGGTGTCCACAGCTGTGGTGGAGCCCTACAACTCCATCCTGACCACCCACACCACCCTGGAGCACTCTGACTGTGCCTTCATGGTGGACAATGAGGCCATCTTTGATATCTGCCGTAGGAACCTCGACATTGAGCGTCCTAGCTACACCAACCTCAACAGGCTCATTAGTCAAATAGTTTCCTCCATCACCGCTTCCCTTCGTTTTGATGGTGCCCTCAATGTTGATCTGACAGAGTTCCAGACCAACTTGGTGCCCTATCCCCGTATCCATTTCCCTCTGGCCACCTATGCTCCAGTTATCTCAGCAGAGAAGGCTTACCACGAGCAATTAACTGTATCTGAAATCACCAACGCCTGCTTTGAGCCTGCCAATCAGATGGTTAAATGTGACCCTCGCCATGGAAAGTACATGGCCTGCTGCCTTCTGTACCGTGGTGATGTGGTGCCCAAAGATGTAAATGCTGCCATTGCCACCATCAAGACCAAAAGGTCTATCCAGTTTGTTGACTGGTGCCCAACTGGTTTCAAGGTTGGAATCAACTACCAGCCCCCCACTGTGGTCCCTGGTGGAGACCTGGCCAAGGTCCAGAGGGCTGTGTGCATGCTGAGCAACACCACGGCTATTGCTGAGGCCTGGGCTCGGCTTGACCACAAGTTTGACCTGATGTATGCTAAACGTGCCTTTGTGCACTGGTATGTGGGtgagggcatggaggagggagagttctCTGAGGCCAGAGAGGACATGGCAGCTCTGGAGAAGGATTATGAGGAGGTGGGGGCTGATAGcgtggaaggagaagaggaaggagaagaataCTAG